GATAAATATGGCCTGAAGTATACCGATCCGGTCACCAAAGAGGTGAAGGATAGTCTTTCGAATACCGGGGCGCACGGTTTTTCGGAAGTGCTCTACGCCTTCTCTTCGGCTGCCAACAATAACGGCTCGGCCTTCGCGGGTTTGAACGCCAACGAACCGTTTTACAACACGGTTCTGGCGGTCGGCATGCTGATCTCGCGCTTCTGGTTGATCATTCCGGTTCTGGCCATTGCCGGCTCCTTGGCGCGCAAGAAATACACTCCGCCTGGCCCCGGTTCGCTACCGACGCACACTCCCTTGTTTGTGGTGATGCTGGTGGGGGTCGTTCTCCTGGTGGGAGCACTCACGTTCGTCCCGGCTCTGGCTTTGGGTCCCATTGTGGAGCATCTGCAAATGAAGTGATTCCTGAGTTCGAATTTAAAACTTGGACTTATTCACTCATTTGATTCGATAGGAACTTTCCATGTCCACTAAACCGAAATCTCTGTTCGATGCGGCGATCGTCCGACGGGCGATAGTCGACTCGTTTTTGAAGCTCGATCCGCGGCGGCAGATTCGCAATCCCGTAATGTTCACGGTGTTTATCGGCAGTCTGCTCACGACCTTTCTGGGCATCCGAGCCTTGACCGGAACCAGTGAAGAGTCTTCGCTCTTTATCTTTGCTATCTCGGCCTGGCTGTGGTTCACGGTGCTGTTTGCCAATTTTGCCGAAGCCATGGCGGAGGGTCGGGGGAAAGCTCAGGCCGATACCCTTCGGCAAGCTCGTCGGGATGTTCAAGCGAAACTGCTACCCGATGCTTCCCGAAGTTCACCGTTCGAAATCATCCCCGCCGCGAAACTTCGCAAGGGGAATGTGGTGTTAGTTGAAGCGATGGATACGGTTCCGGCGGATGGCGAAGTGATTGAGGGGGTCGCCTCGGTCGACGAAGCGGCCATCACGGGCGAAAGCGCCCCGGTAATTCGCGAAAGCGGTGGCGACCGATCTTCGGTGACCGGCGGTACGCGCGTGCTTTCTGACTGGCTGGTCGTGCAGGTAACCGCCAACCCCGGCGAAACCTTCCTGGATCGTATGATCTCCCTGGTGGAAGGCGCCAAGCGGCAGAAAACTCCGAATGAAATTGCTCTGGATATCCTTTTGGCCGCGATGACGATTCTGTTTCTGATTGCCTGCGTCACGCTATTGCCGTTTTCCGAATACAGCGTGAAAGCCGCGGGGCAGGGGACGCGCGTTTCAGTGACTGTGCTGGTGGCGCTGTTAGTCTGTCTGATTCCCACGACCATCGGCGGTTTGCTGTCGGCCATCGGTATCGCCGGGATGGATCGCATGATCCAGGCGAATGTCATCGCTACTTCGGGGCGAGCCGTCGAGGCCGCCGGGGATGTGGATGTACTCCTGTTGGACAAGACCGGGACTATCACCTTGGGTAACCGCCAAGCCGTCGAGTTCATTCCGGGGCCGGGCATAAGCGTGGAGAAACTGGCGGATGCCGCGCAGTTGGCCTCGCTCGCCGATGAGACACCCGAAGGGCGAAGCATTGTAGTTCTCGCTAAGGAAAAGTACGGTTTGCGCGGCCGGTCTCTGCAGGAGATCAAAGCGAACTTCATCCCTTTCACTGCTCAAACTCGTATCAGCGGCGTTGATGTGGAAAACCGGCAAATACGCAAAGGGGCGGCCGAATCGATCAAAACTTTCGTCCGCAACTTGGGTGGCGATTTTTCACAGGAAGTCACCCGGAGTGTCGAGGAGATTGCCAAGAAGGGCGGTACCCCGCTGGTTGTCGCGGATGGTCGGCAGACGCTGGGCGTGATTTATCTCAAAGACATCGTCAAAGGCGGCATCAAGGAGCGCTTCATCGAACTGCGTCGCATGGGCATCAAAACGGTGATGATCACCGGCGACAATCCCATGACGGCCGCCGCCATCGCGGCCGAAGCGGGTGTGGATGACTTTCTGGCCCAGGCGACTCCCGAAGCTAAGTTGAAAATGATTCGGGAGTATCAGGCGGGTGGCCGATTGGTGGCCATGACCGGCGACGGAACAAACGATAGCCCCGCCTTGGCGCAAGCCGATGTGGCCGTGGCCATGAATAGTGGGACTCAGGCGGCCAAGGAAGCCGGGAACATGGTCGATCTGGATAGCAATCCGACCAAGCTGATTGAAATCGTCGAAATCGGTAAGCAACTCCTGATGACCCGGGGCGCGCTGACCACGTTCAGTCTGGCCAATGATGTCTCGAAATACTTCGCCATCATCCCGGCCATCTTCGCCAGCACTTATCCGATTATGGATCGGCTGAACATCATGCATCTGGCCACACCGACCAGTGCGATACTTTCAGCCGTGATTTTCAATGCGATCATCATCATTCTTCTCATCCCCCTGGCGATGAAGGGGGTAAAGTACCGAGCAGTGGGCGCGGCGAAACTGCTTCGCGATAACCTGCTGATCTACGGTCTGGGTGGTTTGATCGTTCCCTTTATCGGCATCAAGCTGATCGATTTAATTCTGGTCGCCCTGCATTTGACCTAATTGCCCAACTTCGACGGAGTTTGTCATGAAACTGATTCGTCCCGCTGTGGTATTATTTCTGCTTCTGACCATCGTCACCGGGGTCATTTATCCCCTGATAATTACTGTGGCCGCTCAGGCGATATTTCCCAATCAGGCTAACGGTAGCCTCCTGGAAAAAGAGGGGAAAATAATCGGTTCCCACCTGATCGGGCAGCAATTCGACGATCCCAAATATTTCTGGGGCCGGCCCTCCGCCACCACCCCGGCCTATAACGGAGCCTCGTCGTCCGGCAGCAACCTCGGGCCAACGAATCCCGATTTGTTCAAAGCCGTGAGCGAGAGAATCGATAATTTGAAGAAAGCCCATCCCGAGCAGGTTGGGGCTGTCCCAATGGATCTGGTCACGGCTTCCGCCAGTGGGCTGGACCCGCACATAAGCCCGGTGGCCGCGGAGTATCAGATTGAGAGAATCGCGCGGGAAAGATCGCTCCCAGTCCAGGAGATCGAAAAACTGGTTCGGGAATCAATCGAAGATCGCACGTTCGGTCTATTGGGTGAACCGCGAGTGAATGTGCTGAAATTGAATCTAAAACTCGACGAGTTAAAGAAGTAAAATTCTTTCATGCCAAATCAGGAACGGCCAAACCCGGATCAACTTCTGGCTCGCGTCCAGGCGGAAGAAGCCCCTCGCACGCGCGGCCGGTTGAAGATCTTTTTCGGTTATGCGGCCGGGGTGGGCAAAACCTACGGCATGCTGGAAGCGGCTCGACGCGATAAAGCCGATGGGATCGATGTTGTCATCGGTTATATCGAACCGCATGGCCGGGCGGAAACCGAGGCCCTGACGGAAGGCTTCGACAAAATTCCCACTCGTGCGGTGCCGTATCGCGGCGTCGTCCTTCAAGAATTCGATCTCGATGCCGCTCTGCAAAGACATCCGCAGTTAATTCTGGTCGATGAACTGGCCCATTCCAATGCGGAAGGATCCCGCCATCTGAAGCGCTGGCAGGATGTGGAAGAACTGCTGGAAGTCGGCATCGATGTTTACTCGACGCTGAACGTTCAGCATGTGGAATCTCTAAACGATGTGATAGCTCAGATCACCGGAGTGATCGTTCGGGAAACTCTACCCGATGCAGTTCTGGAAAAAGCGGATGAGCTCGAACTGGTCGATCTGACGCCGCACGAGTTGGTGGAACGTCTCAACGCGGGAAAAGTCTATCGGAAGGCCCAGGCCGATCGGGCCATCGCCAATTTCTTCCAAAAATCGAATCTGACGGCACTGCGCGAAATGTCGCTGCGTCTGGCCGCCGACCGGCTGCACAAGGAGGTAGACGAAGCCCGCAAGAGCAGCACAGCCGTGAAGCCCTGGGCCACACGGGAGCGATTTCTGGTCTGCGTCAGCCCCAGTCCGACGACAGCGAGGTTGATCCGGACCACCAAACGGATGGCCGAAGCGCAAGGCGCGGAGTGGATTGCCGCGGCGGTGCAGACCGGGGAGACGACAAACTCGGCCACCCAGCAGCGCGTCAACCGGCATCTGCAACTTGCGACGCAATTGGGGGCGG
The genomic region above belongs to Telmatocola sphagniphila and contains:
- the kdpC gene encoding potassium-transporting ATPase subunit KdpC; translated protein: MKLIRPAVVLFLLLTIVTGVIYPLIITVAAQAIFPNQANGSLLEKEGKIIGSHLIGQQFDDPKYFWGRPSATTPAYNGASSSGSNLGPTNPDLFKAVSERIDNLKKAHPEQVGAVPMDLVTASASGLDPHISPVAAEYQIERIARERSLPVQEIEKLVRESIEDRTFGLLGEPRVNVLKLNLKLDELKK
- the kdpB gene encoding potassium-transporting ATPase subunit KdpB; the protein is MSTKPKSLFDAAIVRRAIVDSFLKLDPRRQIRNPVMFTVFIGSLLTTFLGIRALTGTSEESSLFIFAISAWLWFTVLFANFAEAMAEGRGKAQADTLRQARRDVQAKLLPDASRSSPFEIIPAAKLRKGNVVLVEAMDTVPADGEVIEGVASVDEAAITGESAPVIRESGGDRSSVTGGTRVLSDWLVVQVTANPGETFLDRMISLVEGAKRQKTPNEIALDILLAAMTILFLIACVTLLPFSEYSVKAAGQGTRVSVTVLVALLVCLIPTTIGGLLSAIGIAGMDRMIQANVIATSGRAVEAAGDVDVLLLDKTGTITLGNRQAVEFIPGPGISVEKLADAAQLASLADETPEGRSIVVLAKEKYGLRGRSLQEIKANFIPFTAQTRISGVDVENRQIRKGAAESIKTFVRNLGGDFSQEVTRSVEEIAKKGGTPLVVADGRQTLGVIYLKDIVKGGIKERFIELRRMGIKTVMITGDNPMTAAAIAAEAGVDDFLAQATPEAKLKMIREYQAGGRLVAMTGDGTNDSPALAQADVAVAMNSGTQAAKEAGNMVDLDSNPTKLIEIVEIGKQLLMTRGALTTFSLANDVSKYFAIIPAIFASTYPIMDRLNIMHLATPTSAILSAVIFNAIIIILLIPLAMKGVKYRAVGAAKLLRDNLLIYGLGGLIVPFIGIKLIDLILVALHLT